The proteins below come from a single Oscillatoria sp. FACHB-1407 genomic window:
- a CDS encoding nucleotidyltransferase family protein, with protein sequence MQSLIEIKQRLESAKPLIQQKYHVAQIGIFGSYVRGDQTQNSDVDVLVEFEPGFRFGLLTFCELENYLSDLLGLKVDLVMKKGLKPHIGAQILREVVYL encoded by the coding sequence ATGCAATCTTTAATCGAAATTAAGCAACGATTAGAATCTGCTAAACCATTGATTCAGCAGAAATATCATGTTGCCCAAATTGGTATTTTTGGCTCGTATGTGCGAGGAGACCAAACACAAAACAGCGATGTTGATGTCTTGGTCGAGTTCGAGCCAGGATTTCGGTTTGGGTTGCTCACATTCTGTGAACTAGAGAATTACCTCAGTGACCTGTTGGGGCTAAAGGTTGACCTAGTCATGAAAAAGGGGTTGAAACCTCATATTGGTGCACAGATCCTGCGAGAAGTTGTCTATCTATGA